A portion of the Channa argus isolate prfri chromosome 19, Channa argus male v1.0, whole genome shotgun sequence genome contains these proteins:
- the sec22c gene encoding vesicle-trafficking protein SEC22c, giving the protein MSLILFAFVVRVRDGLPLSASTDFEHNRELQERKQQLRTISKALAHFPDRGTIKGQELNIYFISSEGVSYMTVCHCSFPVAKAFCFLEDLHWEFTACFNSNVVALAARPYPFLEFDRTIQKLKQQYNQSGGPALEVTLAEVQEDLRIHPPQVINLEEVEFTNGIANGHMEQGPGSGQNVRLEPVTASGILSLVLNIMCASLNVIRGVHLVEYTFQDDYEGIWSFMAFLLAFVCCVFQCHLYLFHSSQKKLKSFTLLTVIILCNLYLLGMRNVWQLIFHTSVASLSTILILTRKLQDRTNDCGV; this is encoded by the exons ATGTCTCTGATCCTGTTTGCCTTTGTGGTTCGGGTCAGGGATGGACTTCCCCTGTCAGCCTCCACAGACTTTGAGCATAACCGAGAGCTCCAGgagagaaaacagcagctcagaacCATCAGCAAGGCACTGGCCCACTTCCCCGACAGAGGGACCATTAAGGGCCAGGAGCTTAACATATA CTTCATCTCTTCAGAGGGTGTATCCTACATGACTGTGTGCCACTGCAGCTTCCCTGTTGCTAAAGCCTTCTGCTTTCTGGAAGATTTGCACTGGGAGTTCACAGCATGTTTCAATAGCAATGTTGTTGCCTTGGCAGCCAGGCCGTATCCATTTTTGGAATTTG ACCGTACCATTCAGAAGCTGAAGCAGCAGTACAACCAGAGTGGTGGCCCAGCCTTAGAGGTGACACTGGCAGAAGTCCAGGAGGATCTGAGGATCCATCCACCACAAGTAATTAACTTGGAGGAGGTGGAGTTCACAAATGGCATTGCAAATGGGCATATGGAGCAAGGTCCTGGATCTG GTCAGAATGTAAGACTGGAACCAGTTACAGCATCAGGCATCCTATCTCTCGTCCTAAATATCATGTGTGCATCTTTGAATGTAATCCGTGGTGTGCACCTCGTAGAGTACACATTCCAG GATGACTATGAAGGTATTTGGAGTTTTATGGCATTTCTTCTAGCATTTGTGTGCTGCGTGTTTCAG TGTCACCTCTACCTGTTCCACTCGTCTCAGAAGAAACTGAAGTCTTTTACTCTGTTGACTGTCATCATTCTATGCAACTTGTACTTGCTGGGCATGCGGAACGTGTGGCAGCTGATCTTCCACACTTCAGTCGCCTCGCTATCAACCATCCTCATCCTCACGCGCAAACTCCAAGACAGAACCAATGACTGTGGGGTTTGA